The following coding sequences are from one Saccharomyces cerevisiae S288C chromosome X, complete sequence window:
- the CPA2 gene encoding carbamoyl-phosphate synthase (glutamine-hydrolyzing) CPA2 (Large subunit of carbamoyl phosphate synthetase; carbamoyl phosphate synthetase catalyzes a step in the synthesis of citrulline, an arginine precursor), whose translation MTSIYTSTEPTNSAFTTEDYKPQLVEGVNSVLVIGSGGLSIGQAGEFDYSGSQAIKALKEDNKFTILVNPNIATNQTSHSLADKIYYLPVTPEYITYIIELERPDAILLTFGGQTGLNCGVALDESGVLAKYNVKVLGTPIKTLITSEDRDLFASALKDINIPIAESFACETVDEALEAAERVKYPVIVRSAYALGGLGSGFANNASEMKELAAQSLSLAPQILVEKSLKGWKEVEYEVVRDRVGNCITVCNMENFDPLGVHTGDSMVFAPSQTLSDEEFHMLRSAAIKIIRHLGVIGECNVQYALQPDGLDYRVIEVNARLSRSSALASKATGYPLAYTAAKIGLGYTLPELPNPITKTTVANFEPSLDYIVAKIPKWDLSKFQYVDRSIGSSMKSVGEVMAIGRNYEEAFQKALRQVDPSLLGFQGSTEFGDQLDEALRTPTDRRVLAIGQALIHENYTVERVNELSKIDKWFLYKCMNIVNIYKELESVKSLSDLSKDLLQRAKKLGFSDKQIAVTINKHASTNINELEIRSLRKTLGIIPFVKRIDTLAAEFPAQTNYLYTTYNATKNDVEFNENGMLVLGSGVYRIGSSVEFDWCAVNTAKTLRDQGKKTIMINYNPETVSTDFDEVDRLYFEELSYERVMDIYELEQSEGCIISVGGQLPQNIALKLYDNGCNIMGTNPNDIDRAENRHKFSSILDSIDVDQPEWSELTSVEEAKLFASKVNYPVLIRPSYVLSGAAMSVVNNEEELKAKLTLASDVSPDHPVVMSKFIEGAQEIDVDAVAYNGNVLVHAISEHVENAGVHSGDASLVLPPQHLSDDVKIALKDIADKVAKAWKITGPFNMQIIKDGEHTLKVIECNIRASRSFPFVSKVLGVNFIEIAVKAFLGGDIVPKPVDLMLNKKYDYVATKVPQFSFTRLAGADPFLGVEMASTGEVASFGRDLIESYWTAIQSTMNFHVPLPPSGILFGGDTSREYLGQVASIVATIGYRIYTTNETTKTYLQEHIKEKNAKVSLIKFPKNDKRKLRELFQEYDIKAVFNLASKRAESTDDVDYIMRRNAIDFAIPLFNEPQTALLFAKCLKAKIAEKIKILESHDVIVPPEVRSWDEFIGFKAY comes from the coding sequence atgacATCGATTTATACATCAACAGAGCCTACGAATTCTGCTTTTACTACCGAGGACTACAAACCTCAATTAGTTGAAGGAGTAAATTCTGTACTTGTCATTGGATCAGGAGGGCTCTCTATTGGTCAAGCTGGTGAATTCGATTACAGTGGTTCTCAAGCTATCAAAGCTCTGAAGGAAGATAACAAGTTTACTATATTGGTTAACCCAAATATCGCTACTAACCAGACTTCTCATTCCCTGGCGGACAAGATTTATTACTTGCCCGTTACACCAGAATACATCACATATATCATTGAACTTGAAAGGCCGGATGCTATACTTTTAACCTTCGGTGGTCAAACAGGTCTAAATTGTGGGGTGGCTCTGGATGAATCTGGTGTTTTGGCTAAATACAACGTCAAAGTTTTAGGTACTCCTATCAAAACTTTGATCACTTCTGAAGATAGGGATCTTTTCGCATCTGCGTTAAAGGATATCAACATTCCCATCGCAGAATCATTTGCTTGTGAAACCGTGGATGAAGCTTTGGAGGCTGCTGAAAGGGTCAAATACCCAGTTATTGTCAGATCTGCATACGCTTTGGGTGGGTTAGGCTCAGGTTTCGCTAACAATGCAAGTGAAATGAAGGAACTTGCCGCACAGTCCTTGTCGTTGGCCCCACAAAttcttgttgaaaaatctttgaaagGTTGGAAAGAAGTTGAATATGAAGTGGTCAGAGATAGGGTTGGTAACTGTATTACAGTATGTAATATGGAAAATTTCGACCCACTTGGTGTTCATACTGGTGATTCTATGGTTTTTGCTCCTTCGCAGACCCTATCAGATGAAGAGTTTCATATGTTAAGATCCGCCGCAATTAAAATCATTAGACACCTTGGTGTTATTGGTGAATGTAATGTCCAATACGCTTTGCAACCTGATGGGCTAGACTATAGAGTTATTGAAGTGAACGCACGTTTATCTCGTTCCTCTGCATTGGCGTCTAAGGCCACTGGTTATCCCTTAGCATACACTGCCGCCAAAATTGGGCTAGGCTATACTTTGCCAGAATTGCCAAACCCAATCACAAAAACTACAGTGGCTAACTTTGAGCCATCTTTGGATTATATTGTGGCAAAAATACCTAAGTGGGATCTTTCTAAGTTCCAATACGTGGACAGATCCATTGGTTCCTCTATGAAATCAGTTGGAGAAGTTATGGCTATTGGTAGAAACTATGAAGAAGCCTTTCAAAAAGCATTAAGACAGGTGGATCCATCATTATTGGGATTCCAAGGTTCTACTGAATTCGGCGATCAACTTGATGAAGCCTTGAGAACTCCAACTGATAGAAGAGTCCTTGCCATTGGTCAGGCCTTAATCCATGAAAACTATACTGTTGAGAGAGTTAATGAATTGAgtaaaattgataaatgGTTTCTTTACAAGTGCATGAACATTGTTAATATCTATAAAGAGCTTGAATCAGTTAAATCTTTAAGTGACTTGAGTAAAGATCTCTTGCAGAGAGCCAAGAAATTAGGGTTTTCAGATAAGCAGATTGCGGTTACTATAAATAAACACGCCTCCACAAACATTAACGAACTGGAAATCAGAAGTTTAAGAAAAACGTTAGGTATAATCCCTTTTGTCAAGAGAATCGATACTTTGGCCGCAGAATTTCCAGCACAAACCAATTATTTGTATACCACTTACAATGCTACAAAGAACGATGTGGAGTTCAACGAAAATGGTATGCTGGTTTTAGGCTCTGGTGTCTATCGTATTGGTTCATCTGTAGAATTTGATTGGTGTGCCGTGAACACCGCGAAGACATTAAGAGATCAAGGCAAGAAAACTATCATGATAAATTATAACCCAGAAACAGTTTCCACAGATTTCGATGAAGTTGATAGATTAtactttgaagaattatCGTATGAAAGAGTGATGGACATTTATGAGTTGGAGCAATCTGAGGGTTGCATTATTTCTGTCGGTGGTCAATTACCTCAAAACATTGCCTTGAAACTTTACGATAACGGCTGTAATATAATGGGTACCAATCCAAACGATATTGATAGAGCTGAGAACAGACACAAATTCTCATCTATTTTGGATTCTATTGATGTTGACCAACCTGAATGGAGTGAATTAACATCAGTAGAAGAAGCAAAATTATTTGCTTCTAAAGTTAACTACCCTGTGTTGATTCGTCCCTCATATGTTCTTTCCGGTGCGGCAATGAGTGTTGTTAATAATGAGGAGGAACTGAAGGCTAAATTAACTTTGGCATCTGACGTTTCTCCAGACCACCCAGTCGTCATGtctaaatttattgaagGTGCTCAAGAAATTGATGTGGACGCCGTTGCTTATAATGGTAATGTCTTGGTACATGCCATTTCCGAGCATGTTGAAAATGCGGGTGTGCACTCCGGTGATGCTTCTTTAGTCTTACCGCCACAACATCTTTCTGACGATGTGAAGATTGCCCTAAAAGACATTGCTGATAAGGTCGCAAAAGCTTGGAAGATCACTGGCCCCTTCAATATGCAAATCATCAAGGATGGGGAGCATACATTGAAAGTGATTGAATGTAACATTAGAGCTTCTAGATCATTTCCATTCgtttcaaaagttttagGCGttaattttattgaaattgCTGTCAAGGCATTTTTGGGCGGTGACATTGTACCAAAACCTGTTGATTTGATGCTCAACAAAAAGTACGACTATGTTGCTACTAAAGTTCCTCAATTTTCCTTTACAAGGTTGGCTGGTGCAGATCCTTTCTTAGGGGTTGAAATGGCATCAACTGGTGAAGTTGCTTCATTTGGTAGAGATTTAATTGAAAGCTATTGGACTGCTATTCAAAGTACCATGAACTTCCATGTACCACTACCTCCAAGTGGTATATTATTTGGAGGTGATACATCTCGAGAATACTTGGGCCAAGTGGCTTCCATAGTGGCCACTATTGGTTACAGAATATACACAACTAATGAGACCACTAAAACGTATCTACAGGAACacatcaaagaaaagaacgCAAAGGTTTCTTTGATTAAATTTCCAAAGAATGATAAGAGAAAATTGCGTGAACtatttcaagaatatgacATAAAAGctgttttcaatttagCCTCCAAGAGAGCTGAGAGCACTGACGATGTTGACTATATTATGAGAAGGAATGCTATTGATTTTGCTATCCCATTGTTCAATGAACCTCAAACGGCTTTGTTATTTGCAAAGTGTTTGAAGGCAAAAATTGCAGAAaagatcaaaattttggaatctCATGACGTTATAGTTCCACCAGAAGTCCGTTCCTGGGATGAATTTATTGGTTTCAAAGCATATTGA